A genomic segment from Peribacillus sp. ACCC06369 encodes:
- the nikE gene encoding nickel import ATP-binding protein NikE produces the protein MSLLQVKAVTHSYNSHTFLKWKDHSKKVLTDISLSIDEGTCLGLLGTSGAGKSTLGKVILGLERPQQGQVLFQGHDIYTADKLIRKKIRRDLQVVFQDSYSSVNPRMTAEHIIGEPLENYEKLTVAEQKRTVIELLERVGLSEKDLKKYPHQFSGGQLQRINIARAISLKPRLIVLDESVSSLDMVNQTIILELLSELKKDFGLSYLFITHDIKAAYSIADTLGVLEKGELIELYDSKNQFFSSEHPVVKQMRGSILAEHPRFRSLPTRINKT, from the coding sequence ATGAGTTTATTACAAGTAAAAGCAGTAACTCATAGCTATAATTCTCATACTTTTTTAAAATGGAAAGACCATTCAAAAAAAGTACTCACTGACATTTCCCTCTCTATTGACGAAGGAACATGTTTAGGACTACTTGGGACGAGTGGAGCTGGAAAAAGCACATTAGGAAAAGTGATTCTTGGCTTAGAACGTCCACAGCAAGGACAAGTTCTGTTTCAAGGGCATGATATTTATACTGCTGACAAGCTTATTCGAAAAAAGATACGCCGAGATCTACAAGTCGTCTTTCAAGATTCGTATTCATCTGTCAATCCACGAATGACAGCCGAGCATATTATAGGCGAGCCATTAGAAAACTATGAAAAACTAACCGTAGCCGAACAAAAAAGAACCGTTATTGAGTTATTGGAAAGAGTAGGCCTGAGTGAGAAGGATTTGAAAAAATATCCCCACCAATTTAGCGGTGGACAATTGCAAAGAATTAATATTGCTAGAGCAATCTCTCTTAAGCCAAGGCTAATCGTCTTAGACGAATCCGTAAGTAGTCTGGATATGGTTAATCAAACTATAATTTTAGAATTATTAAGTGAGTTAAAAAAAGACTTCGGCTTATCTTATCTTTTTATTACACACGATATTAAAGCGGCCTATTCAATCGCTGATACTTTGGGTGTACTGGAAAAAGGAGAATTAATCGAGCTTTACGATTCTAAAAATCAGTTTTTTTCGTCAGAACATCCTGTCGTCAAACAGATGAGGGGCTCTATCCTTGCCGAGCATCCACGTTTTCGTTCTCTTCCAACGAGGATTAACAAGACCTAG
- the nikD gene encoding nickel import ATP-binding protein NikD — protein sequence MRTERSNVLKVSDLHVQVQTKDGASTLVQDINFELEKGKVLGLVGESGSGKTVTSMSILQLLDRKTTTIEGSITLQGRELNGLDDKEIREIRGKDIAFIMQNPMNSFTPVFTIGNQFIETIRSHTSLNKKQAKELAIDAMQNVNLPDPAKLLKSYPFQLSGGMLQRVMIAVAACLNPSVIIADEPTTALDVHNQLQVLRHLDKIRSEYGTSILLISHDLGVISEMADDVVVMQHGRIVETANVFELFDNPQHEYTKKLLNARLILNHEEPITHML from the coding sequence TTGAGAACAGAACGGTCGAATGTATTAAAAGTGAGCGATCTACATGTACAGGTACAAACAAAAGATGGTGCTTCCACCCTCGTTCAGGATATTAATTTTGAACTGGAAAAAGGGAAGGTACTGGGGCTTGTTGGGGAAAGTGGGAGTGGTAAAACCGTTACGAGTATGTCCATTCTGCAGCTTCTTGATCGGAAAACAACGACGATTGAAGGAAGCATTACCCTCCAAGGACGAGAATTGAATGGTTTAGACGATAAAGAAATACGTGAAATTCGTGGCAAGGATATTGCCTTCATTATGCAAAATCCGATGAATTCATTTACGCCTGTTTTTACAATCGGCAATCAATTTATCGAAACGATTAGGTCACATACCTCATTGAATAAAAAACAAGCAAAAGAGCTTGCCATCGATGCGATGCAGAATGTAAACCTGCCAGATCCCGCGAAACTATTAAAAAGCTATCCTTTTCAATTGAGTGGAGGTATGCTTCAACGCGTGATGATTGCGGTAGCAGCATGTTTAAATCCTTCCGTTATTATTGCTGATGAGCCGACAACTGCACTCGACGTTCATAACCAATTACAAGTACTTCGCCACTTGGATAAAATTCGTTCTGAATATGGAACATCCATTTTACTCATTTCTCATGATCTGGGAGTCATTTCTGAAATGGCAGATGATGTAGTCGTTATGCAACATGGCAGAATTGTAGAAACTGCAAATGTATTTGAATTATTTGATAATCCACAGCATGAGTATACAAAGAAACTGCTAAATGCCCGCCTTATCTTAAATCATGAAGAACCTATCACCCATATGTTGTGA
- the nikC gene encoding nickel ABC transporter permease subunit NikC — MITSLRIMMRSQKVIVLCSIILSFLFIITILAPWIAPNDPIAVNLANKLQPSSFEYPLGTDHLGRCTLSRILYGARISLGFATLIFISSLGIGLIVGTIAGYKGGWVDQVLMRLCDGVMAFPNLLLILGLVGILGPGLKQVILALMLVQWVYYARIFRGMVLSLKEQNYIAAAKISGSSQWKIIKKHIVPNVLPPLAVMGTLEMGWAIMDISAMSFLGLGVQPPTPEWGAMIHEGKSYIRTNPELMLYPGLMIMLVVVTFNLLGEALSERFGVKRR; from the coding sequence ATGATAACAAGTCTTCGCATTATGATGAGAAGTCAGAAAGTGATTGTCCTTTGTTCGATAATATTGAGTTTCCTATTTATCATAACCATCTTGGCTCCTTGGATTGCACCTAATGATCCCATTGCTGTCAATTTAGCTAATAAACTACAGCCCTCTTCCTTTGAGTATCCATTGGGAACTGATCATTTAGGGAGATGCACGTTATCACGCATCTTATATGGAGCTCGCATTTCGTTAGGATTTGCCACATTAATCTTTATTTCATCTTTAGGCATCGGTTTGATTGTTGGAACCATTGCTGGTTATAAAGGTGGATGGGTGGACCAGGTGCTAATGAGACTTTGTGATGGTGTTATGGCATTTCCGAATCTTTTGCTCATTCTTGGACTTGTTGGTATATTGGGACCTGGCCTTAAACAGGTCATCTTAGCATTGATGCTTGTGCAATGGGTGTATTATGCGAGAATTTTCCGAGGAATGGTACTTAGTCTGAAAGAACAAAACTATATTGCGGCAGCTAAAATAAGCGGTTCTTCTCAATGGAAGATAATAAAGAAACATATTGTTCCAAATGTTCTCCCACCGCTAGCTGTTATGGGTACATTGGAAATGGGTTGGGCCATCATGGATATATCCGCCATGTCGTTTCTAGGTTTAGGTGTGCAACCCCCTACTCCAGAATGGGGAGCAATGATTCATGAGGGGAAATCGTATATCCGGACGAATCCAGAATTAATGCTATATCCAGGTTTGATGATTATGCTCGTTGTCGTCACCTTCAATTTATTAGGCGAAGCGCTATCAGAACGTTTTGGAGTCAAACGTCGTTAA
- the nikB gene encoding nickel ABC transporter permease subunit NikB: MGTYILKRIMAIIPIFLLATLLTFGMIHLSPVDPAEAYLSAAHIQSTDEILAQKRHEFGLDQPLHVQYVNSIIKICQFDFGISYVSNKPVWDEVTYRMPATIQLALGSIILAVLVSVPLGFLAGIKKNSGIDHFSRILSFFGASIPSFWLGYLLIFFFSVKLDLFPVEGIGTLQHLVLPSVTLALPLIALYTRLLRASVLENLQEPYILFARTRGIHEKVIMGKHVLRIAISPMITGLGMNLGKLLTGTIIVEAVFSWPGFGRYFIEAIFNRDVPVIQCYVLLAAGLFIFSNLIVDLIQMCIDPRISRKGGQRQ; encoded by the coding sequence ATGGGAACTTATATCTTGAAACGAATTATGGCCATCATTCCCATCTTTCTTTTGGCCACTCTTCTAACGTTTGGAATGATTCACCTTTCACCCGTGGACCCAGCTGAGGCATATTTATCTGCAGCACATATCCAATCTACAGATGAGATATTGGCTCAGAAAAGACATGAGTTTGGCTTAGATCAACCCCTCCATGTTCAATATGTAAACTCTATCATTAAGATATGCCAATTTGATTTTGGCATATCTTATGTTTCGAATAAACCTGTTTGGGACGAGGTTACATATCGAATGCCAGCGACCATTCAGTTAGCTTTAGGTAGCATTATATTAGCGGTCCTGGTCAGTGTCCCTCTTGGATTTTTGGCAGGCATAAAGAAAAACAGTGGTATTGACCATTTTAGTCGAATTCTCTCTTTTTTCGGGGCATCCATCCCTTCTTTTTGGCTTGGTTATTTATTGATTTTTTTCTTTTCTGTTAAACTCGACCTATTTCCTGTTGAAGGAATCGGAACGTTGCAACATCTGGTTCTCCCTTCCGTTACTTTAGCTTTGCCATTAATAGCCTTGTATACTCGATTGTTACGTGCCAGTGTTCTTGAAAATTTACAGGAACCTTATATCCTTTTTGCTCGTACAAGAGGGATTCATGAAAAAGTGATTATGGGAAAACATGTATTGAGAATAGCCATATCTCCTATGATTACTGGACTAGGGATGAATTTAGGAAAGCTACTGACTGGAACCATTATTGTCGAAGCGGTCTTTTCCTGGCCAGGATTTGGTCGTTATTTTATTGAAGCTATTTTTAATCGGGATGTTCCTGTCATTCAATGCTATGTGCTTTTAGCAGCGGGACTATTCATTTTTAGCAACTTGATTGTTGACCTTATTCAAATGTGCATCGACCCACGCATCTCCAGAAAAGGAGGGCAACGTCAATGA
- the nikA gene encoding nickel ABC transporter substrate-binding protein — protein sequence MSKRRNSKQVLFISAIVLILSTLLLGCTNESKENSTSNKDSKDMLTFAWPRDIGEMNPHVYNPSQLFAQSMVYEPLVSYQDGGELKPHLAESWEISKDGKEYTFNLRQDVKFSDGTSFNAEIVKKNFDAILKNVDLHSWLGFIPKVDQTEVIDQNTFKLTLKEPYYPTIQELAVVRPVRFLGDAGFPKDGDTSKGVTKPVGTGPWILEEYKADEYAIFKRNENYWGELPKVKKIKVKIIPDAETRVLAFEKGDLDLIYGEGVISLDSFKQLETTGTYETSISEPVATRQLVMNTKKDQLSDIRVRQALQYGFNKKAMVEGVTSGLEEKADFILPTNFPYTSDIDVTAIDYNVEKAQALLDEAGWKLPKGKNVREKDGKPLEIELMYDSAESIQKAMAETLQSEWAALGVKLNIVGVELTVQIQRFKANEFELNFFSNYGAPYDPHTFVNIVGSEGFGFNEAISSYPNKDKLLKQIADVPRTTDEKERQELYSTILESLQDQGAIVPISYIKKIAVYQKDVSNFTFPANRDEHPFTGISIK from the coding sequence ATGTCAAAAAGAAGAAACAGCAAACAAGTGTTATTTATATCTGCCATCGTTTTAATTTTATCAACGCTTTTACTTGGATGTACAAATGAATCAAAAGAAAATTCAACTTCAAATAAAGACAGTAAAGACATGCTTACTTTTGCTTGGCCTAGAGATATAGGTGAAATGAATCCGCATGTCTATAATCCTTCTCAATTATTCGCTCAATCGATGGTATATGAACCTTTGGTTAGCTACCAAGATGGAGGCGAGCTGAAACCACATTTAGCTGAATCTTGGGAAATTTCCAAGGATGGGAAGGAATATACGTTCAACCTGCGTCAAGATGTGAAATTTTCTGACGGTACAAGCTTTAATGCTGAAATTGTGAAAAAGAACTTTGATGCTATATTGAAGAATGTTGATTTACATAGTTGGTTGGGCTTTATTCCCAAAGTGGATCAAACGGAGGTAATTGACCAAAACACGTTTAAACTAACATTAAAGGAGCCATATTATCCTACTATTCAAGAGTTAGCCGTCGTTCGTCCAGTCCGTTTCTTAGGTGATGCTGGATTCCCTAAAGATGGTGACACTTCAAAAGGCGTTACAAAACCAGTCGGTACAGGTCCATGGATTTTGGAAGAATATAAAGCAGATGAATATGCTATTTTCAAACGCAATGAAAATTATTGGGGTGAGCTCCCTAAAGTAAAGAAAATCAAAGTCAAGATCATTCCTGATGCTGAAACCCGAGTTCTTGCTTTTGAAAAAGGAGACCTAGACCTTATTTATGGTGAAGGGGTTATCAGTCTAGATTCGTTCAAACAATTAGAAACAACAGGTACCTATGAGACTAGTATTTCTGAGCCGGTTGCGACAAGACAACTAGTTATGAATACGAAGAAAGATCAGCTTTCAGATATACGTGTTCGTCAGGCGTTACAATATGGATTTAATAAAAAAGCAATGGTTGAAGGAGTTACTTCTGGGTTGGAAGAGAAGGCAGATTTTATTTTACCGACAAACTTCCCGTATACTTCAGACATTGATGTAACAGCGATTGATTATAATGTTGAAAAAGCACAAGCTTTATTAGATGAAGCAGGATGGAAGCTGCCAAAAGGAAAAAACGTTCGTGAGAAAGACGGAAAACCACTTGAAATAGAGTTAATGTACGACTCTGCAGAATCGATTCAAAAAGCAATGGCCGAAACATTACAATCTGAGTGGGCGGCACTGGGTGTTAAATTAAATATCGTTGGAGTTGAGCTTACGGTACAAATTCAAAGATTCAAAGCTAATGAATTTGAATTGAATTTCTTTAGTAACTATGGCGCACCCTATGATCCTCATACTTTCGTAAACATCGTTGGTTCAGAAGGATTTGGATTTAACGAAGCCATTTCATCTTATCCGAACAAAGATAAGTTGTTAAAACAAATTGCTGATGTTCCTAGAACAACAGATGAAAAGGAACGTCAAGAACTTTACTCGACTATTTTGGAATCACTGCAAGACCAAGGAGCTATTGTACCTATTTCTTATATTAAGAAAATAGCTGTTTATCAAAAAGATGTATCAAATTTCACATTCCCTGCTAACCGGGATGAACATCCATTCACAGGAATTAGCATCAAGTAG